The following are encoded together in the Glycine soja cultivar W05 chromosome 5, ASM419377v2, whole genome shotgun sequence genome:
- the LOC114411195 gene encoding uncharacterized protein LOC114411195, translating into MPFGEVLQQMSLYAKFLKDMLTRKNKYIHSDTIVVEGNCSAIIQRILPPKHKDPGSVTIPCSIGKVSIGKALIDLGASINLMPLSMCQRLGELEIMPTRMTLQLANRSITRPYGVIEDVLVWVKHLIFPADFVVMDIEEDVDIPLILGHPFMSTASCVVDMGKKNLEMGIKDQQISFDLFNEERKLLDQNVCLQVKEFDEKKILPERNVKLFYAKFDEFRREVEKRNWHKELTNFSEGSIDVAIVKEFYANLYDPEDKSPKQGTRKSRARGSEAPSTSAPPTSAPSTSSLPPALAAPVLSGPSAQSFPCLCCRACIRASS; encoded by the exons ATGCCCTTTGGAGAAGTTCTACAGCAGATGTCGCTCTATGCTAAATTTCTGAAAGACATGCTAACTAGGAAGAACAAGTACATCCATAGTGACACCATAGTTGTCGAGGGAAACTGCAGCGCCATAATTCAACGTATCCTTCCACCAAAACATAAAGATCCAGGCAGCgtcactataccttgttctatagGTAAAGTTTCTATTGGCAAAGCTCTTATTGATTTGGGAGCCAGTATTAATTTGATGCCACTTTCCATGTGCCAGAGACTtggagagttggagataatgCCTACTAGGATGACTTTACAGTTAGCAAATCGCTCCATCACCAGACCTTATGGAGTGATTGAGGATGTTTTGGTTTGGGTCAAGCATCTTATCTTTCCTGCTGACTTTGTTGTAATGGACATTGAGGAAGATGTAGATATTCCCTTAATTTTGGGACATCCATTTATGTCTACTGCAAGCTGTGTAGTGGACATGGGGAAGAAAAATTTAGAAATGGGTATTAAAGACCAACAGATTAGCTTTGATCTAtttaatgaagaaagaaaattgcTGGACCAGAATGTTTGTTTACAGGTGAAGGAGTTTGATGAGAAG AAAATCCTTCCGGAAAGGAATGTGAAGCTGTTCTATGCCAAATTTGATGAATTTAGAAGGGAAGTTGAGAAGAGGAACTGGCATAAGGAGCTCACTAACTTCTCAGAGGGAAgcattgatgttgctattgttaAAGAATTTTATGCTAACCTCTATGACCCTGAAGACAAATCGcctaagcag GGAACCCGCAAATCTAGGGCCAGAGGATCTGAGGCACCATCTACTTCAGCTCCCCCTACCTCAGCTCCTTCTACCTCTTCTCTCCCTCCAGCTCTAGCAGCTCCAGTTCTTTCAGGTCCCTCTGCTCAGAGCTTTCCTTGTCTATGTTGCAGAGCCTGCATTAGGGCCAGCTCCTGA